Proteins encoded by one window of Salvia splendens isolate huo1 chromosome 5, SspV2, whole genome shotgun sequence:
- the LOC121801877 gene encoding F-box only protein 6-like yields the protein MMEGAGMLRQLILELYGSPPPSNHSIQLQPLRWCFLNLESSSSFEDSFYNIIMTAGKSENLKMLEPGKPPPSKKARKERSRGKATSAASSNEIMEDHIWKDFPEDLFEAVIARLPIPAFFRFRSVCQEWNSLLTSQSFSQQCAEVMHTKSWFYTITHENVNTGAMYDPSLKKWHHPTVPALSTKQIVLPVASAGGLICFLDIGHRSFYVCNPLTRSFKELPARSVKVWSRVAVGMMLNGGSPNSGYKILWVGCEGDFEVFDSAKNSWIRPGSMPPSIKLPLALNFRSQAVLVDGTLYFMRSDPDGLLSYDLDSGMWKQYVIPVPPHLSDHTLAESGGRIMLVGLLTKNAATCVYIWELQKMTLLWKEVDRMPNIWCLEFYGKHVRMTCLGNKGLLMLSLRSKQMNRLVTYDLASREWLKVPGCVLPRTRKRQWIACGTAFHPCLTAVA from the exons ATGATGGAAGGGGCGGGCATGTTACGGCAGCTTATTTTGGAACTCTACGGTTCTCCTCCCCCTTCCAATCATTCCATTCAGCTTCAACCCTTAAG ATGGTGTTTCTTGAATCTTGAATCTAGTAGCTCTTTTGAAGACAGTTTTTACAACATAATAATGACTGCTGGTAAatctgaaaatttaaaaatgctTGAACCGGGCAAACCTCCACCCTCAAAGAAAGCTAGAAAGGAGCGTAGTCGTGGAAAAGCAACTTCCGCTGCGAGCTCAAATGAAATCATGGAAGATCATATCTGGAAAGATTTTCCAGAGGACCTCTTTGAAGCTGTTATAGCAAGACTTCCCATACCAGCGTTTTTCCGCTTCCGTTCAGTTTGTCAGGAGTGGAATTCATTGCTTACTTCTCAAAGCTTCTCCCAGCAATGTGCTGAAGTAATGCATACAAAGTCTTGGTTCTATACCATCACCCACGAGAACGTCAATACGGGAGCAATGTATGATCCTTCATTGAAGAAGTGGCACCATCCAACAGTGCCTGCGTTGTCAACCAAACAAATCGTTCTGCCAGTGGCATCAGCTGGAGGTCTCATCTGCTTCCTTGACATCGGGCACAGAAGCTTCTACGTGTGTAACCCTCTGACGAGATCATTCAAGGAATTGCCAGCCAGGTCTGTGAAGGTGTGGTCGCGTGTAGCTGTTGGGATGATGCTGAATGGGGGCTCCCCCAACTCAGGGTATAAGATCCTTTGGGTTGGTTGTGAGGGGGACTTCGAAGTGTTCGACTCTGCAAAGAACTCTTGGATTCGTCCAGGAAGCATGCCCCCGAGTATCAAGCTTCCACTAGCGCTCAACTTCAGGTCTCAGGCAGTTTTAGTTGACGGGACGCTGTATTTCATGCGGTCAGACCCAGACGGGCTCCTGTCGTATGATTTGGACAGCGGGATGTGGAAACAGTACGTAATCCCTGTCCCTCCTCACCTGAGTGATCACACACTGGCGGAGAGCGGAGGCAGGATCATGCTTGTTGGGCTGCTGACGAAGAATGCAGCGACATGCGTGTATATATGGGAGCTGCAGAAGATGACTCTGCTGTGGAAGGAGGTTGACAGAATGCCAAACATATGGTGCTTGGAATTTTATGGAAAGCACGTTAGAATGACTTGTCTGGGTAACAAAGGCTTGCTTATGCTATCCCTCAGGTCGAAACAGATGAATCGACTCGTGACTTACGATCTAGCCAGCCGGGAGTGGCTTAAGGTCCCCGGCTGTGTGCTGCCGCGCACCCGGAAGAGGCAATGGATTGCCTGCGGCACTGCTTTTCACCCTTGTTTGACTGCAGTCGCCTAG